The Aequorivita sublithincola DSM 14238 genome window below encodes:
- a CDS encoding PorP/SprF family type IX secretion system membrane protein: MRKRSVLILLLLAVFAIIETHAQQDPQYTQYMYNMNVVNPAYAGSKESLSLTALYRNQWSSLEGNPVTYTFSAHSPLSDKIGLGLSAINDELGPVKETNVYADFSYTLQVNSTVYLALGLKAGATFHEVGLANLELQDPSDPFFSENINNIYPNIGAGVFLYGEQFYLGISVPNLLKSVHLDENSLKYGSETNHYFATGGYIFEVSENLKLKPSTMVKSAFGAPVSVDANLNALFYDKFELGASYRLDDSFSGLVGFQITPNIRVGYAYDYVTSDLKAVGPSSHEIVLNFNLFFKGQRIISPRFF, translated from the coding sequence ATGAGAAAGCGTTCTGTCTTAATCCTTTTGTTATTGGCTGTGTTTGCTATTATTGAAACACACGCTCAGCAAGACCCGCAGTACACGCAATATATGTACAATATGAACGTGGTAAATCCTGCTTATGCAGGTTCAAAAGAAAGCCTTTCTCTCACCGCACTTTATAGAAACCAATGGTCTAGTCTGGAAGGTAATCCTGTTACATATACTTTCTCGGCACATTCGCCATTAAGCGATAAAATTGGGCTAGGACTTTCCGCAATTAATGATGAATTGGGACCCGTAAAAGAAACGAACGTTTATGCAGATTTTTCGTATACACTTCAAGTAAATAGTACCGTATATCTTGCTTTAGGTTTAAAAGCTGGAGCAACCTTCCACGAGGTTGGACTTGCGAATCTGGAACTTCAAGACCCGAGTGATCCTTTCTTTTCGGAAAACATAAATAATATTTATCCAAACATCGGAGCTGGCGTTTTTCTATATGGCGAACAATTCTACCTTGGAATTTCTGTTCCAAATTTGTTGAAATCTGTTCATTTAGATGAAAACAGCCTTAAATATGGTTCTGAAACAAACCATTATTTTGCAACGGGTGGTTATATTTTTGAAGTTTCAGAAAACTTAAAACTAAAACCTTCCACTATGGTGAAATCTGCTTTTGGCGCGCCCGTTTCTGTTGATGCAAACCTCAATGCCCTATTCTATGATAAGTTTGAACTTGGAGCATCCTACAGGTTGGACGATTCGTTTAGTGGTCTGGTTGGGTTTCAGATAACACCGAATATTCGCGTGGGTTATGCGTATGACTATGTGACTTCAGATTTGAAAGCAGTTGGCCCTAGTTCGCACGAGATAGTGCTAAACTTCAATTTATTTTTTAAAGGTCAAAGAATTATTTCGCCTCG
- the hflX gene encoding GTPase HflX produces MIEKTDISYEKTVLIGLITQYQDEVKAEEYLDELEFLAYTAGGEVLKRFVQKMEKPNPKTFIGTGKLQDVKNFVEENDVGVVIFDDELSPAQQKNIQKELDCKVLDRTNLILDIFAQRAQTSNASTQVELAQYQYLLPRLAGMWTHLERQRGGIGMRGPGETEIETDRRIVRDRIALLKDKLKKIDRQMGVQRGNRGALVRVALVGYTNVGKSTLMNVISKSDVFAENKLFATLDTTVRKVVIGNLPFLLTDTVGFIRKLPTQLVESFKSTLDEVREADLLLHVVDISHPSFEHHIDSVDKILEEIGSADKPTIMVFNKIDAYEAEEIEEDDLMTEKTKAHYTLEEWKQTWMAKLNGDAIFISALNKENFSEFRKLVYEKVKEIHTTRFPYNSFLYEDYVEEED; encoded by the coding sequence ATGATTGAAAAAACAGACATTTCCTACGAAAAAACAGTTTTAATCGGGCTTATTACGCAGTACCAAGACGAAGTAAAGGCTGAAGAATATCTTGACGAGCTCGAATTTCTTGCATATACCGCAGGAGGCGAGGTACTGAAACGCTTTGTTCAAAAGATGGAAAAACCCAATCCGAAGACATTTATTGGAACTGGAAAGTTGCAGGATGTCAAGAATTTTGTTGAAGAGAATGATGTAGGCGTAGTTATTTTTGATGATGAACTAAGCCCAGCCCAGCAAAAAAATATTCAAAAGGAATTGGATTGCAAAGTGCTTGATAGAACTAATTTAATTCTAGACATTTTTGCACAGCGCGCCCAAACCAGCAACGCAAGCACACAAGTAGAATTGGCTCAATACCAATATTTACTACCTCGACTTGCTGGAATGTGGACTCACTTGGAGCGCCAACGTGGAGGAATAGGGATGCGTGGTCCTGGAGAAACTGAAATTGAAACTGATAGACGTATTGTTCGCGACCGTATTGCCTTACTAAAAGACAAGTTGAAAAAAATTGATCGCCAAATGGGAGTGCAACGAGGCAATCGCGGCGCTTTAGTGCGTGTGGCTCTTGTGGGTTACACAAACGTTGGAAAATCTACTTTGATGAATGTGATTAGCAAAAGTGATGTTTTTGCAGAAAATAAACTCTTTGCTACCCTTGATACCACAGTGCGAAAAGTCGTTATTGGCAATCTTCCGTTTTTGCTTACAGATACGGTTGGTTTCATCAGAAAACTACCTACCCAACTGGTTGAATCTTTCAAAAGTACGCTAGATGAAGTACGTGAAGCAGATTTGTTATTGCACGTTGTAGATATTAGTCATCCTTCATTTGAGCATCATATAGATTCCGTAGATAAAATTCTTGAGGAAATAGGAAGTGCGGACAAACCTACAATTATGGTTTTCAACAAAATTGATGCTTACGAAGCAGAAGAAATTGAAGAAGACGATTTGATGACCGAAAAAACCAAAGCACATTACACTTTGGAAGAATGGAAACAAACTTGGATGGCAAAACTAAATGGAGACGCCATCTTTATTTCGGCTTTAAATAAAGAAAATTTTAGTGAATTCCGAAAACTAGTTTATGAGAAAGTTAAGGAGATTCACACCACACGTTTTCCGTATAACAGTTTTCTTTATGAGGATTATGTTGAGGAAGAAGATTAA
- a CDS encoding DUF3078 domain-containing protein produces the protein MKKLFILAVLFVAPFAMIAQKETAKDTVPNGWTRAGNISLLFNQAAFNHEWTGGGTSNYSGNLSLTYDFNYKHDKISWNNRLIGEYGITKNKDDKYSRKTNDRLELNSILGKQIKESNWYYSLFFNFKTQFAKGYEFNKDLEPEDIGYRTEKSHILSPAYIQFGPGLLWKKSNNLYVNISPATAKLIIVDKDFTAVNEAIPGAVEAYNENKYYGVGANETSRFEFGASLSGYAKLDLMENISMENILNLYSNYLEDPQNVDIDYTMNLLFKVNKYISANATFQAIYDDNAAQGFQIREALGIGATYGF, from the coding sequence ATGAAAAAACTTTTTATTCTCGCTGTACTTTTTGTTGCACCGTTTGCAATGATTGCTCAGAAAGAAACTGCTAAAGACACAGTGCCGAACGGTTGGACTCGTGCTGGAAACATTTCGTTATTGTTTAACCAAGCTGCGTTTAACCACGAATGGACTGGTGGCGGAACTTCAAATTATTCCGGAAATCTTTCTCTTACCTATGATTTTAATTATAAGCACGATAAAATTTCATGGAACAACCGTCTTATTGGAGAATACGGTATTACCAAAAATAAAGATGACAAATACTCCCGTAAAACCAATGATCGTTTGGAACTTAATTCAATTTTAGGCAAGCAGATAAAGGAAAGCAATTGGTATTATTCATTATTTTTTAACTTTAAAACACAGTTTGCCAAGGGTTATGAGTTTAATAAGGATCTTGAACCAGAAGATATTGGCTACCGTACGGAAAAATCTCATATTTTGTCACCGGCTTATATTCAGTTTGGTCCTGGTTTGCTTTGGAAAAAAAGCAACAATTTATATGTGAATATTTCACCTGCTACAGCTAAACTGATAATAGTTGACAAAGATTTTACTGCGGTAAATGAAGCAATCCCAGGAGCAGTAGAAGCATATAATGAAAATAAGTATTATGGTGTAGGTGCTAATGAAACCAGTCGTTTTGAATTTGGGGCCTCTCTTTCTGGCTATGCCAAATTAGATTTGATGGAAAACATTTCAATGGAAAATATCTTAAATCTCTATTCTAATTATCTTGAAGATCCACAGAATGTAGATATAGATTATACGATGAATTTGCTTTTTAAAGTGAACAAGTATATCTCTGCAAATGCTACTTTCCAAGCCATTTATGACGATAATGCAGCTCAAGGTTTCCAAATTCGTGAAGCTTTGGGAATTGGCGCTACTTACGGATTCTAA
- a CDS encoding DUF2480 family protein, with translation MSEEIINRVANSKLVTFNLEDFYPKGERILFDISHWLMEGIVLRESEFREKAKEHDWAQYQDKYVSLFCSTDAIVPGWAYLLLSLHLAPFTKKVTVGSLDELESILFAEVLQHMDVSEYTDKSVIIKGCAHKPIPQNAYVLLAQKLQPIAKNIMYGEACSSVPLFKRK, from the coding sequence TTGTCTGAAGAAATAATAAATCGCGTAGCGAATAGCAAGCTTGTAACCTTCAACCTTGAGGATTTTTATCCTAAGGGCGAAAGGATTCTTTTTGATATTTCTCATTGGCTTATGGAAGGCATTGTGCTTCGTGAAAGTGAGTTTCGTGAAAAAGCTAAGGAACACGATTGGGCGCAATATCAAGATAAGTATGTGTCGCTTTTTTGCAGTACAGATGCAATTGTTCCTGGCTGGGCTTATTTGCTTTTATCGCTTCATTTAGCGCCATTTACCAAGAAAGTGACCGTTGGTAGTTTGGACGAACTAGAAAGTATTCTTTTTGCTGAAGTACTTCAGCATATGGACGTTTCAGAATATACAGACAAATCTGTTATCATTAAAGGCTGTGCCCATAAACCCATTCCGCAGAATGCGTATGTACTTTTGGCACAAAAACTACAGCCAATTGCAAAGAATATTATGTATGGTGAGGCCTGTTCTTCGGTGCCGCTTTTCAAAAGAAAGTAA
- a CDS encoding DUF59 domain-containing protein — MEADTQIDMAELGEKIIAVIKTIYDPEIPVDIYELGLIYDVFINEDCEVKVLMTLTTPNCPVAESLPMEVEDKIKSMKQVKDAEVEITFDPPWSQELMSEEAKLELGML; from the coding sequence ATGGAAGCAGATACACAAATAGACATGGCCGAACTGGGCGAAAAAATAATCGCTGTTATAAAAACCATTTACGATCCAGAAATTCCGGTAGATATATACGAACTAGGCCTTATCTACGACGTTTTCATAAACGAAGATTGCGAAGTAAAAGTACTAATGACTTTAACCACGCCTAACTGCCCCGTTGCAGAAAGCTTACCTATGGAAGTGGAGGACAAAATAAAATCTATGAAGCAAGTAAAAGATGCTGAAGTAGAAATAACCTTCGATCCACCGTGGAGTCAAGAATTGATGAGCGAGGAAGCGAAGCTGGAACTTGGAATGCTTTAA
- a CDS encoding SufE family protein, whose protein sequence is MTIEEIQHELIDEFSMFEDWMQRYEYMIDLGKSLPLIDESLKSDDKLIKGCQSKVWLNSEINNDKIIFTADSDAIITKGIIAVLVRVFSNQKPQAILDANTDFIDEIGLKEHLSPTRANGLVSMIKQMKMYALAYQTQINN, encoded by the coding sequence ATGACGATTGAAGAAATACAGCATGAATTGATAGATGAGTTTTCAATGTTTGAAGACTGGATGCAGCGTTATGAATATATGATTGATTTGGGCAAATCCCTTCCGCTGATTGATGAAAGCTTAAAAAGTGATGACAAACTAATCAAAGGTTGTCAAAGCAAGGTTTGGCTCAATTCCGAAATTAATAATGATAAAATTATTTTCACCGCAGATAGCGATGCAATCATTACTAAAGGAATAATAGCAGTTTTAGTACGCGTTTTTTCAAACCAAAAACCGCAGGCAATACTAGATGCGAATACAGATTTTATTGATGAAATTGGGTTGAAAGAACACCTTTCTCCTACCCGCGCAAACGGATTGGTTTCAATGATAAAGCAAATGAAAATGTATGCGCTGGCATACCAAACACAAATAAATAATTAG
- a CDS encoding META domain-containing protein → MKTLATLSLLLFTVIFTSCDETKKVIDVAGSVQLTGNYTVSAINGKKLENTTNPTFTLSALDNSFRGTTGCNSVFGNYTIDLYAINFGQLAVSEKMCMDKSIMKTERDYLDALNNTGSYAIANGVLTLYSKTDRSVLMSAKKDSSE, encoded by the coding sequence ATGAAAACACTTGCCACATTATCATTATTACTATTTACAGTAATTTTCACGAGTTGCGACGAAACCAAAAAAGTAATTGACGTTGCTGGAAGCGTTCAGCTAACGGGTAATTACACAGTTTCCGCCATAAATGGAAAGAAGTTAGAAAACACTACAAACCCAACTTTTACGCTTTCTGCATTAGATAATTCCTTCCGCGGAACAACAGGATGTAATTCCGTTTTTGGAAATTATACTATTGACCTTTATGCAATCAATTTTGGCCAACTTGCTGTGAGCGAAAAGATGTGTATGGACAAAAGCATTATGAAAACTGAACGAGACTATTTGGATGCACTAAACAATACTGGCTCTTATGCAATAGCAAACGGTGTGCTAACATTATATTCTAAAACAGATCGCAGCGTTTTGATGAGCGCAAAGAAAGATTCTTCAGAATAA
- a CDS encoding aminotransferase class V-fold PLP-dependent enzyme: protein MPFNIQKIRNDFPILSRKVNGYPLVYLDNAATSQKPQQVIDCIVDYYSNYNANIHRGVHTLSQEATDAYEVARHKIQTHFNAKEAYEIIFTAGTTHGINLVANGFSEILEKGDEIIVSAMEHHSNIVPWQMLCEKTGAILKVIPMNEEGSLVIEEYEKLLSNKVKLVFVNHISNALGTINPIAEIIEKAHKVGAAALIDGAQSCSHIKPDLQKLDVDFYVTSAHKMCGPTGVGILYMKEKWGNRLPPYQGGGEMIAEVTFEKTTYAGLPHKFEAGTPNICGGIAFGAAIDYLNAIGFEAIEKHENELLKYATEQLLEIEGLKIYGTGPDKTSVVSFNIEGIHPYDIGTIVDKLGIAVRTGHHCAQPIMDFYKIPGTVRASFAFYNTLEEVDALVNAVKKAKMMLS, encoded by the coding sequence ATGCCCTTCAACATCCAAAAAATACGCAACGATTTCCCTATCCTTTCCCGGAAGGTAAACGGCTATCCGTTGGTGTATTTGGACAATGCGGCAACTTCGCAAAAACCGCAACAGGTTATTGATTGCATTGTAGATTATTATAGCAATTACAACGCGAATATTCATCGTGGTGTACACACACTTTCGCAGGAAGCTACGGATGCTTATGAAGTTGCGCGACATAAAATTCAAACCCATTTTAATGCGAAGGAAGCTTACGAAATCATTTTCACCGCAGGTACAACCCACGGAATAAATCTAGTTGCAAACGGTTTTTCTGAAATTCTAGAAAAAGGCGATGAAATTATAGTTTCTGCAATGGAACACCACAGCAATATTGTGCCTTGGCAAATGTTATGTGAAAAAACCGGAGCCATTTTGAAGGTTATTCCGATGAACGAAGAAGGTTCTTTGGTAATTGAAGAATATGAAAAATTACTTTCAAATAAAGTGAAACTGGTTTTTGTAAATCATATTTCGAACGCATTAGGAACAATAAATCCTATCGCTGAAATAATTGAAAAAGCACACAAAGTTGGAGCTGCCGCGCTTATTGACGGTGCGCAATCCTGTTCGCACATAAAACCAGATTTACAAAAGTTGGATGTAGATTTTTACGTTACCTCGGCGCATAAAATGTGTGGCCCAACGGGCGTTGGAATTCTTTATATGAAAGAAAAATGGGGCAACAGACTTCCACCCTATCAAGGTGGCGGCGAAATGATTGCCGAAGTTACTTTTGAAAAAACAACCTACGCCGGTCTTCCGCATAAATTTGAAGCCGGAACGCCAAACATTTGTGGTGGAATTGCCTTTGGAGCAGCCATAGACTATCTAAACGCAATCGGTTTCGAAGCTATTGAAAAACACGAAAACGAACTTTTAAAATACGCGACAGAACAGCTTTTGGAAATAGAAGGTTTGAAAATTTACGGTACAGGCCCCGATAAAACTTCGGTAGTTTCTTTCAACATCGAAGGAATCCATCCGTATGATATTGGAACGATAGTGGATAAATTAGGAATTGCGGTGCGAACTGGTCATCACTGCGCTCAACCTATTATGGATTTTTATAAAATTCCAGGCACTGTTCGCGCTTCCTTCGCTTTTTACAATACTTTGGAAGAAGTGGACGCCTTAGTAAACGCCGTAAAAAAAGCCAAAATGATGTTGAGTTGA